From Mus musculus strain C57BL/6J chromosome 17, GRCm38.p6 C57BL/6J, the proteins below share one genomic window:
- the Trim31 gene encoding E3 ubiquitin-protein ligase TRIM31, with protein sequence MAGQPLACQLQEEVTCPICMEILQDPVTIDCGHNFCLQCISQVGKTSEKIQCPLCKLSVNKNTFRPNKLLASLAEKIQSMDPADIQAEKEDSRCQRHKEKLHYFCEQDGAFLCVVCRDSKDHKSHNVTLIDEAAQNYKVQIESQAQDLGQKDKKIIEEKKQGEGAIWAFRAQVDLEKLKIHEEFKLLRQRLDEEESFLLSRLDWLEQQGAKQLRQYVTVTEKQLNSLRKLTKSLKIRLQSSSMELLKDIKDALSRGKEFQFLNPNPVPEDLEKKCSEAKARHESIIKTLTELKDDMNAEGKRDKSAFMNSLNKEEKESWSLLQKNNSVLPTSVPVTLDKSSADPDLTFSQDLKKVTLYIVAGKASNRQAKPRPFYPFHCVRGSPGLSSGRQVWEAEIRGPSGGACIVGVVTELARGAQSQTVSAQSYIWALRISPSGCQPFTNCKAQEYLQVCLKKVGVYVNHDCGEVVFYDAITSKHIYTFQTSFDGKVFPLFGLQVACSHITLSP encoded by the exons AGAAAAGATCCAATGTCCTCTCTGCAAACTCTCTGTGAATAAGAATACGTTCAGGCCCAATAAGCTGCTGGCTAGTCTTGCAGAGAAGATCCAAAGTATGGATCCTGCTGACATCCAAGCAGAAAAGGAAGACTCAAGATGTCAGAGGCACAAGGAAAAGCTACATTACTTCTGCGAGCAGGATGGGGCATTCCTCTGTGTGGTGTGTCGTGACTCCAAGGACCACAAGTCTCACAATGTCACCTTGATAGATGAGGCTGCCCAGAACTACAAG GTGCAGATTGAGTCACAGGCCCAAGATTTGGGGCAAAAGGACAAGAAAATAATTGAAGAGAAAAAACAAGGTGAAGGGGCAATCTGGGCGTTCAGG GCCCAGGTGGATCTAGAGAAACTAAAGATCCATGAGGAATTCAAGCTCCTGCGCCAGAGACTAGATGAGGAAGAGAGTTTCCTCCTGTCCAGGCTGGACTGGCTGGAGCAGCAGGGAGCCAAGCAGTTGAGACAATATGTCACTGTGACAGAGAAGCAGCTGAACTCTCTAAGGAAGCTCACTAAATCCTTGAAAATAAGGCTGCAATCATCATCCATGGAGCTACTAAAG gacATTAAAGACGCCTTGAGCAG GGGTAAGGAATTTCAGTTTCTCAACCCAAACCCAGTTCCTGAGGACCTGGAGAAAAAATGCAGTGAAGCAAAAGCAAGGCATGAGTCCATCATAAAAACCCTGACAGAACTCAAAG ACGATATGAATGCCGAAGGGAAGAGAGATAAAAGCGCATTCATGAACAGcctgaataaagaagaaaaggagagct GGAGCCTGTTACAGAAGAATAATTCAGTGTTGCCCACCTCAG TCCCTGTGACCCTGGACAAGTCCTCAGCTGACCCAGACCTCACCTTTTCTCAGGATCTAAAGAAAGTGACCTTGTATATTGTAGCTGGAAAAGCTTCCAATAGGCAGGCAAAACCTCGACCATTCTACCCTTTCCACTGTGTGAGGGGTTCCCCAGGCCTCTCCTCAGGCCGCCAGGTGTGGGAGGCAGAAATCCGGGGGCCCTCAGGTGGGGCATGCATTGTGGGCGTGGTTACAGAGTTGGCGCGAGGGGCCCAGAGTCAAACCGTGAGCGCGCAGAGCTACATATGGGCACTGCGGATCTCGCCCTCTGGATGCCAGCCATTCACCAATTGTAAAGCCCAGGAGTACCTCCAGGTCTGTCTTAAGAAAGTGGGTGTCTATGTGAATCATGACTGTGGAGAGGTCGTCTTCTATGATGCCATCACTAGCAAACACATCTATACTTTCCAAACTTCCTTTGACGGGAAGGTCttcccccttttcgggctccaagTTGCCTGCAGCCATATCACCCTGAGCCCTTAG